ggtacactctttgctgggtaaggagctggctggagggccaagcccagagagtggtgatgaatggagttaaatccagctggcaaatggtcatgagtggtgttccccagggatcGGTGCAGGTCTTTGAGTTTTCAtggtttaaaattaaataaaattagatAATGCTGAGAAGGTGTCTATCAGTATTTTTTAGTAAATGGTCAGGGTGAAAGCATTGCACTTACGTGAGCAGCAAAGTGCTATTTGGAGAATAATAAGTTCAAATTTagtataatcatagaatcaccaaggttggaaaagacctccaagatcatccagtccagctgtccacctaccaccaatatttccccactcCCAAGGGAGAAGTTGTTTCTAAAAACAGGTGATAAGTGCCAACGTGATAATATCTTAAATTAACAGTGAAATTaaagagaagagggaaaggaCTACTGGCAAGAGATTAACTGACTTGACTGAATCCTGAATTAAATTTATTCCTCCTTATAGCACTGAGGTAGAGAAGAATCTAGAAATGAGCTATGAAAGAGATTCAGGTAGCAGGAAAACTGCTATCCAACATTCACTTTCAGGTAGTAAAgttctatttttcttatttcagttcCTCAAAAAGGCTGCTTTCCCATCCAAAGAACTGCAAAatagaaatgagagagaagcaCAACATAAAGTAGACAAAGAACTAAGAAAGAAATCTGGTGGTGTTAAAGATATAAGAATACATCTCAAGAGGATAAATCCCAGTGAATTTAAAGAAGATTTTGGCAAAGATTCTACATTTAAATGGAAGGTAACCACCAGgacagagaaatggaaaaaaaaaaaaaaaaaaagagtcaaagGATGCTTTTGCCCATATACAAAGGACACTTAATTCTCAGTGTAAAAATATACAGCATTCATCACTTTGAAGTGATCATTACACATCATTAGTACTCATTTCAAAACTTTTGGGCTTTCTGAGCCCTTGtcataaaacattttctatttgaGAACTTACAATGTTTATAAAGATTTAAGCACCAGTACATATTTGTATCAGCTATTGAAAGTCAGGAAACTCAATCTTTGCAGATTACATTCTCGTTACATTCTGTCATTTCTGCAAGCTTTGTGTGAACATTCTGCAAAGAGTAGCACATCATGCTGAAGATAGCCTTTATCATAAGTAAGATTTCAAATAAGTAACTTTTTCATATAGGGAATGGGAGATCTTAATCTGTACTTCACATCTGGTTGCACTATGCCCTAGTGGAGTGCATCTTTTTTATGTGTATgtttaaagttatttttgatAACTAAGAATGTTGTATTAATGCATAAATGCTCTGAAAGAACACACATATAATTCATAGTATCTTAACAGTATGCTCATCAGaatttctatgtatttctaagaTGCAATTGTATCCCTTTCAACATCGCACAGAGTAATCACAAAGCAAGTGAgtgtagaaaatgaaatgaaaatatataaattttcCTCAAGTGTGAAACTAGTCAAACTACAAGATCGCAGTCCAGACTTGTTTTTACTAACGCAATTAATCTACTGGCTTAGCAAAGACACTTCTTTTGGAGTTTAGCTTAAAAACTCAAATTCAGTAATGTAGTGAGCTCATGTTAATATTGATAGCAAGCATGACAGGTCCTTTTTAAGATCTTAGTACTATTTGCTACAATATATTTGTAATGAAATGTTAGGGGTGAGCCCAAGACATGAATAATGCCAGAATGTCCTCATGGACAAGAACAAGTCTTATTCTAaaactggtttttgttttttctcttgaattATCCAAATTTCCTTAGATTAGATCATCTTACTCAGTTAATAAAAAGTCTAGTAAGAATCATCATAATTTATTAAAGTAAAATCATTGTGTATATGTTTGATCCTTCTTCAGCAGCAAGCTCAGCCACTTGAACCAGGTttggcaaagagaagaaaaaaagagtgggAGTAATCAGAAAAAGCATATTCAACTTTGAGATGTAGCACTGCAAGAGACCATGAGGAAGGAAAACATAATTAGTCTATGCAGTGTGAAAGTTTAAAGAACACCAAGCATGATGCCTGATTATCTTTTGGGAAGAGCATTGGACAAACCCTTTTCTTCAGCATACAGTATTGCAGGCAGGCCTAGATACAAGCTgagcagctttcagaaaagcCTGAAAAAGAGATTATTTCTCTTGacatcactggaaaaaaatgcagcaaggCACTATATAGTATTCATAGGAAATGTGTGGATCCTTTTGCTCTGGATTCCAACAACACTACTCAAATGACTGAGAGCTCATCCTTAATTTTACTTTAAACAGCCTAATACAGTAAATAATATAAACTTTTGGCATACTTTTTAGCAGAAAATAGAGTTCTTAGGGTTTAAACCTTAGCCTGATATGTTGTTTGTACTGTTTTTGAATTTTCTTATGAAACTAGAGTACAAGAATAGGACATGCATTGTATTCTGAATGTGCCTACTGAAAGCCATGCACTACACAGCTGCTAGCTGTGTGCAGATGGGGATACATCCCACTGGTATGCTCTCATTTTGGGAAAGCAAAGTTAATAGGAAGATTGGAAGTGGCATTGAGTACAGCGTTAGGGTACTTTATTCAGCAAGCATAAATTGACAgatctgttttgtatttgttatttctttctattcatCATCTCTTTAACACAGCATAATAAATCTGACAAGCTATCTTGTTTTTATTAGTGAACTTAAGAGCAAATTTGGGAAGAAGTCTTGAAGAGTTTTGGTTTGTggtttttataaaaagaaaaaaagagaatattttatcAGGACAGAAGATCAAATATTTGCCACCTTACAGATTCCTCTACCCATCAGTGAATTTGTACGTTCACTGACAGCAAGCTTCCTCACCATTGCCTTTTTAAAGTACAGTGCAAACTAAAGAAATGTGTAAAGTGTAAGCCCTATCCCACTAACCCTCCCAGTGGAGTACATTGCTTTCTACCCTGCTTTGCCCTCATTGCAACCTTCCTCCAGGCACCAGTCTGCATGTATGTGCCTCACAGCCCcagtttatttttgcaaaactgAATTCCCAGCTATAATTTTCTCACAAACACTCCACATCTGGTAAATAACACATAAGCTAtataatacaaacaaaatagcCAGTTCTCTCCCAGATTCACTCCTAGAAATAGGAATGAGTAGTTCCTCAAGCATCAGGTTTCTAGCACTGTGCCAAGACCAACACAACATAAACAAATTTTATCTTCTAAAAAGTCAAGACtgtgttttcattgtttcttcttgttagcaacttttttttttatttttaatcgGCCACTAGATCAAATTCATCTGAACTGACAAGGCAGACACAAATAAAAAAGACCTATCTGGAGAGAGCAAGGTTTAAATACTTGACATTTTTCAGTTAGCTCATCctgcttcactttattgttattattatttccattttattgtAATAATACAAACACTTTCTCCAATCTATTTTTGAGGTAGAAATCCTGATCTTTAGTTTTCTTGTCTTGAAGAGACAGGAATTACTGAATTATGCGCCAGTGTTCTTATATCATCTTATATGATTTATCTTATATGATAAGATTATATGATCTTATATTGATTACTGCAATTGTGTTCCTTGCAGTCagaattatttaagaaataaagcagtgaaGTTctactttttctcatttcagttcCCCAAGAAGGCTGCTTCCCCATCTGAAGAATCACAAAGGAGAATTGAGAGTGTAGCACAACAGAAAGAAGACAATGAACTAAGAAGGAAATTTGGTATTGTTAAAGATATAAGAATTCATCTCAAGAGGTTAAAATTTCCATGCGATTCAGTTGTTTATCTGCAGCAAAGTTAGCAAGCAATAACAAATTACTGTTTCTCTTTGACCTATTATCTCCTGTTCAGTTTGTAGCATTCAAGTCACAATTTGTCAACTGAACCTTAAACTAATGTCTACTGATCCTTTCAAGATCTTTGAGAAAGACCTACTTTTATTGTCCCTGAGTGGAAATTATATTGATGTACACTCAGCATTCATGAAAAATGCGCTATAACtttttgtgaaatatttcaagGCCAGATAAAGCAAAACTTTCCAGAGCACAGGTAtgaattacttttcttttttcctttctgccagtaccaaaataaagcatctggtgttaaaaaaaaaaaaaaaaggaataattgtGCTGgctgtcatttttcttcattttttccccagtaaatATGCCAAGGCAGGTTCTTAGTTTTGTCAATGTTTCTCCATCTAtccacattttcatttctcaacACGTGTCCCAAAAATCAAGTACCATCAAATACCTAATGAAACACCTCATGTTTATTCTAGAGCTGTTTTACGCAGGTGCTTCCACTTGCCTGTCTGATATTGAGAATTTTCAAATACCAACAGTGTTATGAGAAGTTCTCATTAACTTTAATTGTTACTGTCACTGCCTTTTCACTATTTTCTACTGCCATATCCTCCTCTTTGCAGATTATATTCAATTTGTTGTTTTGTCATTTCTTCAGACTTTGTTCGTTGTAATTAGAATTAttcaagtaataaaaaaatattttacctctTCTAAATTATTGATCCTTACCTTTTTCTGATTTGTGATCATTTCTTGAAAATTAGGTTTCTGTATAGGTTAAAATACTGGAATTAACCCAAGATTTTTGATTCTTCCTGAAGCACATTTCACATACAAGTTCACTTTTCTAAAGAGAacctctgcaaaatgttttcttttatatgcaAAACAAGATTTATAAGAAGGGTAGGGTCTGTTAGCAAAATAACTagtatatttagaaaaatagaGATGTACCATATTTCAACATTAAATGCAAAGTGAGAATAATTTCTAAGGATATAAAAAAGTATGCATTACCCGGACAATCCAGGATAAATAAAACATGGATTACATGTAGTGAAAAGTAGTTGATGCTAGAAAAACGTGGTAAGTAGGTTATTTCCAAAGGGACAAGTGACAGATATTGGAAGACTGTGAAAAGCAGAGATGGCAGAGTGGGGATTACAACGAATAATACATGccatataaaaatgaaaatccagAAATTATAATGCAATGCAAAACCGatgcctaatttttttttttatctggcTTTTGGTATCAAACAATTATTAATTTTTGCTGCTGGTTGTATGTTTCATCAAAATATTTAGGCTTAGTTCCAATTTCAAGATACCTAAAAGCTGATCACTCACATGATAATAATGCTGAAAATACGTTTGAGGGAGTTGGGTGGGGAAACGTGATTTAAGACTGCAAGGCGttatgtgttttgttgttttttttttttttttcctttttaagagaTTTGAAATTATCactaaaattttgaaatatttttagtaaataaaaatgcttggAGTTCGCCATCTTGAGACAGAAAGTGAGTTCAAAGCATCATAAATCATAGGGAAAAAATagtgcaggaaaaagaaaaataacacatacATGACAAATGAAGGTGAATCACAGATATAACGTACTGCGTTCGGTATTAGacctttcatattttcaaataagaTTTGTGCTCTGTTAAGAATTATTTGCCTGCCTTCCAAGAGTAGCAATGAAgttgcacagggacacccaccaGGGATTTATTTGCTTCCAGTAAACAAAGATCAACACCTTCTCTCCCTTACTCTATTCTGCCTCTCAGAGGAGTCCAATTAAAGAGCCTTTCCCACTATGCTATCTTGTTAGCTCCCAAATGAGATATTGTGTACACCAGTGGAAggctttataaataaaaaatgatattgCAGTAGAGAAACAGGCAAAGCCAGGAGTTAAGAATAGAAATTTGCTGT
This genomic stretch from Meleagris gallopavo isolate NT-WF06-2002-E0010 breed Aviagen turkey brand Nicholas breeding stock chromosome 2, Turkey_5.1, whole genome shotgun sequence harbors:
- the LOC104909664 gene encoding uncharacterized protein LOC104909664 isoform X3 → MKIPFKENAMIIHNREVYIPYIMRRETLSTEMEIHSQDPLLRKITVSFITCRIIRERTEQFLKKAAFPSKELQNRNEREAQHKVDKELRKKSGGVKDIRIHLKRINPSEFKEDFGKDSTFKWKFPKKAASPSEESQRRIESVAQQKEDNELRRKFGIVKDIRIHLKRLKFPCDSVVYLQQS